In the Salvelinus namaycush isolate Seneca chromosome 35, SaNama_1.0, whole genome shotgun sequence genome, one interval contains:
- the LOC120030053 gene encoding polycomb group RING finger protein 5-B isoform X1 — translation MTSPRKHLVKDFNHFITCYVCKGYLIKPTTVTECLHTFCKSCIVQHFEDSNDCPKCGIQVHETNPLEMLRLDNTLEEIIFKLVPELREKEQQQEIEFWRSRKSKENGEEDGPRSKRSRLDADNDDGGDGDYHRSDPQIAICLDCLRNNSLVEENIVRGLMKKFIRCSTRVTVGTIKKFLSLKLKLPSSYELDVLCNGEIMGKDHTMEFIYMTRWRLRGETDYPMVLEYRPRIDFG, via the exons ATGACCTCGCCGAGAAAGCACCTGGTCAAGGATTTCAACCACTTTATCACATGCTACGTGTGTAAAGGATACCTGATCAAGCCCACCACGGTGACAGAGTGCCTGCACACCT TTTGTAAAAGCTGCATCGTCCAACACTTTGAAGACAGCAACGACTGCCCCAAATGTGGCATCCAAGTCCATGAAACCAACCCTCTAGAGATGTTAAG GTTGGACAACACTTTAGAGGAAATCATTTTCAAACTCGTGCCTGAGCTGAGAGAAA AGGAACAACAGCAGGAGATTGAGTTCTGGAGGAGTCGAAAGTCGAAGGAGAACGGAGAAG AAGATGGCCCCCGATCAAAGAGGTCTAGGCTGGATGccgataatgatgatggtggagaTGGAGACTACCACAGGAGTGACCCTCAGATAGCCATCTGTCTGGATTGTCTACGCAACAACAGCCTGGTGGAAGAGAACATTGTTAGG GGCTTAATGAAGAAATTTATACGCTGCTCGACTCGAGTGACAGTCGGAACAATCAAGAAGTTTCTCAGCTTGAAGTTAAAGCTTCCAAGTTCTTATGAG CTAGACGTCCTATGCAACGGGGAGATCATGGGAAAAGACCACACCATGGAGTTCATCTACATGACGCGGTGGAGACTTCGCGGTGAAACC gaCTACCCAATGGTACTAGAATATCGCCCACGGATAGACTTTGGTTGA
- the LOC120029674 gene encoding ankyrin repeat domain-containing protein 1-like, translating into MGILRVQELVSGKESGDVQYSEGEYETSINQEKQEDLRSHKDSLADTDAPMNLNVDKSDHLWLETIDDLQIMLQLRKSRKRARRVQVCKPPPAPETVPYYVDEVDFFKACEENKLPLIERYLEKSGDVNACDNFRRTGLHRACTQGHVDVVKRLLEAGALIENKDKLDTTAVHCACRGGSMLVLEVLLNHDGSFSARDKLRSTPLHVAVRTGHYECAEHLVHCGADINAKDREGDTPMHDAVRLNRFKIIQLLLLHGANPKLKNCEGKSPLDSTLEWQSGAKSILSNFKDDAKTPVK; encoded by the exons ATGGGTATTCTACGAGTACAAGAGCTG GTTTCTGGCAAAGAATCCGGAGATGTGCAGTATTCAGAGGGAGAATACGAGACATCCATCAACCAGGAGAAACAAGAGGACCTGAGATCTCACAAGGACAGCCTGGCTGACACCGATGCCCCCATGAATTTAAAT GTAGACAAATCTGACCATCTGTGGTTAGAGACAATTGATGACCTCCAGATTATGCTGCAACTGAGGAAgtcgagaaagagagcgagaagagtACAAGTTTGCAAGCCACCACCCGCACCCGAGACTGTG CCTTACTATGTGGATGAGGTGGACTTTTTCAAGGCCTGCGAAGAGAACAAACTGCCATTGATCGAGAGGTATCTGGAAAAATCAGGAGACGTCAATGCTTGTGACAAT TTCAGACGtacaggcctgcacagagcttGCACACAGGGACATGTGGATGTTGTAAAGAGGCTACTGGAGGCTGGAGCTTTAATTGAGAACAAAGACAAG CTGGATACCACTGCTGTCCATTGTGCCTGCCGGGGAGGAAGCATGCTTGTGTTAGAAGTGCTGCTCAACCACGATGGCAGCTTCTCTGCCAGGGATAAG CTACGCAGCACTCCCCTTCACGTTGCAGTGAGAACCGGACACTATGAATGCGCTGAACATCTCGTCCACTGTGGAGCGGACATCAATGCCAAAGACAGA GAAGGAGATACCCCCATGCACGATGCAGTAAGACTGAACAGATTCAAAATCATCCAACTACTTCTGCTTCATGGAGCCAATCCAAAACTCAAGAACTGC GAGGGAAAGTCACCATTGGATAGCACGCTGGAGTGGCAGAGTGGGGCTAAATCCATTCTCAGCAATTTCAAGGATGATGCAAAAACTCCAGTCAAGTAA
- the LOC120030053 gene encoding polycomb group RING finger protein 5-B isoform X2, with translation MTSPRKHLVKDFNHFITCYVCKGYLIKPTTVTECLHTFCKSCIVQHFEDSNDCPKCGIQVHETNPLEMLRLDNTLEEIIFKLVPELREKEQQQEIEFWRSRKSKENGEDGPRSKRSRLDADNDDGGDGDYHRSDPQIAICLDCLRNNSLVEENIVRGLMKKFIRCSTRVTVGTIKKFLSLKLKLPSSYELDVLCNGEIMGKDHTMEFIYMTRWRLRGETDYPMVLEYRPRIDFG, from the exons ATGACCTCGCCGAGAAAGCACCTGGTCAAGGATTTCAACCACTTTATCACATGCTACGTGTGTAAAGGATACCTGATCAAGCCCACCACGGTGACAGAGTGCCTGCACACCT TTTGTAAAAGCTGCATCGTCCAACACTTTGAAGACAGCAACGACTGCCCCAAATGTGGCATCCAAGTCCATGAAACCAACCCTCTAGAGATGTTAAG GTTGGACAACACTTTAGAGGAAATCATTTTCAAACTCGTGCCTGAGCTGAGAGAAA AGGAACAACAGCAGGAGATTGAGTTCTGGAGGAGTCGAAAGTCGAAGGAGAACGGAGAAG ATGGCCCCCGATCAAAGAGGTCTAGGCTGGATGccgataatgatgatggtggagaTGGAGACTACCACAGGAGTGACCCTCAGATAGCCATCTGTCTGGATTGTCTACGCAACAACAGCCTGGTGGAAGAGAACATTGTTAGG GGCTTAATGAAGAAATTTATACGCTGCTCGACTCGAGTGACAGTCGGAACAATCAAGAAGTTTCTCAGCTTGAAGTTAAAGCTTCCAAGTTCTTATGAG CTAGACGTCCTATGCAACGGGGAGATCATGGGAAAAGACCACACCATGGAGTTCATCTACATGACGCGGTGGAGACTTCGCGGTGAAACC gaCTACCCAATGGTACTAGAATATCGCCCACGGATAGACTTTGGTTGA